A DNA window from Porphyromonas gingivalis ATCC 33277 contains the following coding sequences:
- a CDS encoding DUF1661 domain-containing protein, protein MARDFFCSRAKTKFFTRVFSGFPEPLSSDLWFDFS, encoded by the coding sequence TTGGCGCGAGATTTTTTTTGTTCTCGAGCCAAAACGAAATTTTTTACGCGCGTGTTTTCAGGATTTCCGGAACCACTTTCTTCTGATTTGTGGTTCGACTTTTCCTGA
- a CDS encoding DUF1661 domain-containing protein, which translates to MAREQKKSRAKTKKISRHVLRSHTRQN; encoded by the coding sequence TTGGCTCGAGAACAAAAAAAATCTCGCGCCAAAACGAAAAAAATCTCGCGCCACGTTTTGCGGAGCCATACTCGACAAAATTGA
- a CDS encoding carbonic anhydrase family protein, which yields MKKIVLFSAAMAMLIACGNQTTQTKSDTPTAAVEGRIGEVLTQDIQQGLTPEAVLVGLQEGNARYVANKQLPRDLNAQAVAGLEGQFPEAIILSCIDSRVPVEYIFDKGIGDLFVGRVAGNVVDDHMLGSLEYACEVSGSKVLLVLGHEDCGAIKSAIKGVEMGNITSLMEEIKPSVEATQYTGERTYANKEFADAVVKENVIQTMDEIRRDSPILKKLEEEGKIKICGAIYEMSTGKVHFL from the coding sequence ATGAAGAAGATCGTTTTGTTTTCTGCTGCAATGGCAATGCTTATAGCATGCGGCAACCAAACTACGCAGACAAAATCCGACACTCCTACCGCCGCCGTAGAGGGACGGATCGGCGAGGTACTCACGCAAGATATTCAGCAAGGCCTGACGCCCGAAGCTGTACTTGTAGGCTTGCAGGAGGGCAATGCCCGATATGTGGCCAACAAACAGCTCCCTCGTGACCTCAATGCTCAAGCCGTGGCCGGTCTCGAAGGGCAATTCCCCGAAGCCATCATCCTCTCCTGTATCGACAGCCGCGTACCGGTGGAATACATTTTCGACAAGGGGATCGGAGACCTGTTCGTCGGTCGTGTGGCCGGCAATGTCGTAGACGACCATATGCTTGGCAGTTTGGAATACGCGTGCGAAGTGTCGGGCTCTAAAGTGCTGCTCGTACTGGGCCATGAGGATTGTGGCGCCATCAAGTCTGCTATCAAAGGAGTCGAGATGGGCAACATTACTTCTCTGATGGAGGAGATCAAGCCTTCCGTCGAGGCTACTCAGTACACGGGCGAGCGCACCTATGCCAACAAGGAATTTGCCGATGCAGTAGTGAAGGAAAATGTGATTCAAACCATGGACGAAATCCGTCGGGATAGTCCGATCCTCAAGAAGCTGGAAGAGGAGGGTAAGATCAAGATCTGCGGAGCCATCTACGAAATGTCCACCGGCAAAGTACACTTCCTCTAA
- a CDS encoding BF3164 family lipoprotein, with the protein MKEKTPSAVFTLLLVFTAFLSISACGRQSDKPKEVLIVQDFGSPVELVPIQSGNVANDRRLYGLTDCDEYLLAYTSGETHAIKLIRKSDFQVQDSICPLGEGPEEYLGLEICRYDYSTSNLFVLESDKSLLREINIEESIHAGSTVVKGERSYAKSGRRLWSLFVANSGRQLACTINDGSFSYYEIQPGKPIKEENLRSAPIELAESLKPNTPYITQSLSAFNPEKEVAFISYANMRRFDLISVEKGLLNTLYFNEKKSANQTAEEMSEMYQWYPWGIGSTKERIYLGYALEERKSEEEELEQTHILVFDWEGNPVKHLVLPIPARSFTLSQDGKKLYTLNESETELNSISVYDI; encoded by the coding sequence ATGAAAGAGAAAACACCATCAGCCGTATTCACTTTGCTCCTTGTCTTTACTGCATTTTTATCCATTTCGGCTTGTGGTCGTCAGAGTGACAAACCCAAAGAAGTCCTCATCGTACAAGATTTCGGCTCTCCCGTGGAGCTTGTCCCTATCCAAAGCGGCAACGTTGCCAATGACCGACGTCTCTATGGGCTAACAGATTGTGATGAATACCTGTTAGCCTATACATCCGGCGAAACACATGCCATTAAGCTGATACGCAAATCGGATTTTCAGGTGCAGGATTCCATCTGCCCTCTTGGAGAAGGGCCGGAAGAATATCTTGGATTAGAAATTTGCAGGTACGACTATTCCACCAGTAATCTGTTCGTTCTGGAGTCCGATAAATCTCTTTTGAGAGAAATCAATATCGAAGAAAGTATACATGCGGGTAGCACCGTAGTCAAAGGCGAGCGTTCGTACGCAAAATCAGGCAGACGTTTGTGGAGCCTATTTGTCGCTAATTCGGGCAGACAGCTGGCTTGCACAATAAACGATGGCTCTTTTTCTTATTATGAGATACAGCCGGGAAAGCCAATAAAAGAAGAGAACCTGCGCTCGGCTCCGATAGAGCTTGCCGAATCACTCAAGCCGAATACCCCATACATCACGCAAAGTCTTTCGGCCTTTAACCCCGAAAAAGAGGTTGCTTTTATCTCTTATGCCAATATGCGTCGGTTCGATCTTATCAGCGTAGAGAAGGGCTTGCTGAATACGCTCTACTTCAATGAGAAGAAATCGGCCAATCAAACCGCTGAAGAAATGAGCGAAATGTATCAATGGTATCCTTGGGGGATCGGATCCACTAAAGAACGTATCTACCTGGGCTATGCATTGGAAGAGAGGAAGAGTGAGGAGGAAGAGTTGGAACAGACACATATCCTCGTATTCGACTGGGAGGGCAATCCCGTTAAGCATCTCGTACTTCCAATTCCGGCAAGGAGTTTTACCCTAAGCCAAGACGGCAAGAAGCTCTACACCCTAAATGAAAGCGAAACCGAGCTGAACTCCATCAGCGTGTACGATATTTGA